The Topomyia yanbarensis strain Yona2022 unplaced genomic scaffold, ASM3024719v1 HiC_scaffold_6, whole genome shotgun sequence genome contains a region encoding:
- the LOC131695839 gene encoding histone H2B-like — translation MAPKASGKAVKKSGGGGGKAQKNIATKAGGGEKKKRKQRRKESYAIYIYKVLKQVHPDTGVSSKAMSIMNSFVNDIFERIANEASRLAHYNRRSTITSREVQTAVRLLLPGELAKHAVSEGTKAVTKYTSSK, via the coding sequence atggcaccgaaagccagcggaaaggctgtgaaaaaatccggcggcggcggtggcaaggcacagaagaacatcgccacaaaagcaggaggaggagagaagaagaagcgaaagcaacggcgcaaggaaagctacgctatctacatctacaaggtgCTGAAGCAGGTCCATCCGGACACCGGTGTCTCGTCGAAGGCGATGAGCATCATGAATAGCTTCGTGAACGACATCTTCGAGCGTATTGCTAACGAAGCATCTCGTCTGGCCCATTACAACCGACGGTCGACGATCACCTCCCGCGAGGTACAGACCGCCGTTCGTTTGCTGTTACCGGGAGAGCTGGCGAAACATGCCGTATCGGAAGGTACCAAGGCCGTTACCAAGTATACCAGCTCGAAGTAA
- the LOC131695874 gene encoding histone H4-like: MTGRGKGGKGLGKGGAKRHRKVLRDNIQGITKPAIRRLARRGGVKRISGLIYEETRGVLKIFLENVIRDAVTYTEHAKRKTVTAMDVVYALKRQGRTLYGFGG; this comes from the coding sequence ATGACTGGCCGTGGCAAAGGAGGCAAAGGGCTCGGCAAGGGAGGCGCTAAGCGGCACCGCAAGGTGCTTCGTGACAATATCCAGGGCATCACCAAACCCGCCATTCGTCGTCTGGCTCGACGTGGAGGAGTGAAGCGAATCTCCGGTTTGATATACGAGGAAACCCGTGGTGTGCTGAAGATTTTTCTGGAAAACGTTATCCGGGACGCTGTGACGTACACTGAACATGCCAAACGGAAGACCGTCACTGCGATGGATGTCGTCTATGCGCTTAAACGCCAGGGACGCACATTGTacggttttggtggttaa
- the LOC131695903 gene encoding histone H1A, sperm-like codes for MAETAIDVAATAPAVVASPPAAKAPPKQAAKASKSDAKKPKKSSTHPPVSEMVLAAIRTLKERSGSSLQAIKKYIAANYMCDVARLAPFIRKALKTGVEKGNITQTKGTGASGSFKVTVEAKKPAGDKKPPSGAAKKPKKSATKSGEKKNPPAGGGEKTSKPKAAIPAAKKSATKKAKAAAPAKALEQQRAHTPAFNWLPIGKINQSSLV; via the exons ATGGCTGAAACTGCTATCGACGTTGCTGCTACGGCCCCTGCCGTCGTCGCCTCTCCGCCAGCCGCCAAAGCGCCACCGAAGCAGGCGGCCAAGGCTAGCAAGAGTGACGCCAAGAaaccgaaaaaatcttcaacccaTCCACCAGTGAGTGAGATGGTTCTGGCTGCCATCCGGACCCTGAAGGAACGGAGCGGATCATCACTGCAGGCGATCAAAAAGTACATCGCCGCCAACTACATGTGTGACGTCGCCAGGCTGGCTCCGTTTATCCGGAAGGCTTTGAAAACGGGTGTCGAGAAGGGAAACATCACCCAGACCAAGGGTACCGGTGCTTCCGGATCGTTTAAGGTGACGGTCGAAGCAAAGAAACCGGCTGGCGATAAGAAACCACCATCGGGTGCAGCGAAAAAACCGAAGAAATCGGCTACTAAATCCGGGGAGAAGAAAAATCCGCCGGCTGGTGGTGGTGAGAAGACCAGCAAGCCAAAGGCGGCGATCCCGGCCGCTAAGAAATCGGCTACGAAGAAAGCGAAAGCTGCTGCCCCTGCAAAGGCG CTTGAGCAGCAGCGCGCGCACACACCCGCATTCAACTGGCTGCCGATTGGCAAGATAAATCAGTCGTCGTTAGTTTGA
- the LOC131695904 gene encoding histone H2A-like: protein MSARGKGGKVKGKPKSRSVRAGLQFPVGRIHRLLRKGNYAERVGAGAPVYLAAVMEYLAAEVLELAGNAARDNKKTRIIPRHLQLAIRNDEELNKLLSGVTIAQGGVLPNIQAVLLPKKTEKRASAAT, encoded by the coding sequence ATGTCTGCACGCGGTAAAGGAGGAAAAGTGAAGGGAAAGCCAAAATCCCGCTCAGTTCGTGCCGGTCTCCAGTTCCCTGTTGGCCGAATTCACCGTCTGCTGAGGAAGGGAAATTATGCTGAACGTGTCGGTGCCGGAGCACCCGTCTACTTGGCAGCTGTGATGGAATATCTTGCCGCCGAAGTACTGGAGCTGGCAGGAAACGCTGCTCGCGATAACAAAAAGACCAGAATCATCCCCCGTCAtctgcagctggccattcgaaatgacgaagagctgaacaaactgctctccggtgTGACCATTGCTCAGGGTGGCGTGTTGCCTAACATACAGGCCGTACTGCTGCCGAAGAAGACTGAAAAGAGGGCCTCCGCAGCAACTTAA